From a region of the Panicum virgatum strain AP13 chromosome 2K, P.virgatum_v5, whole genome shotgun sequence genome:
- the LOC120662947 gene encoding zinc finger A20 and AN1 domain-containing stress-associated protein 9-like — translation MAQESWKQESEETGVHAPEAPILCINNCGFFGSSMTNNMCSKCYRDFIKLMEGPVVEKKVITVASSSAAPMETAKQDDVPAAAATEAVTEKQAEQEPPKPPSNRCLTCRKKVGLTGFLCRCGGTFCSMHRYTDSHQCTFDYKKVAREQIAKQNPVVMAEKINKI, via the coding sequence ATGGCACAGGAGAGCTGGAAACAGGAATCTGAGGAGACTGGAGTCCATGCACCTGAGGCCCCAATTCTGTGCATAAACAACTGTGGTTTCTTCGGCAGCAGCATGACGAACAATATGTGCTCGAAGTGCTACAGGGACTTCATCAAATTGATGGAAGGCCCTGTGGTTGAGAAGAAGGTGATCACGGTGGCATCTTCTTCTGCGGCACCAATGGAGACAGCAAAGCAAGATGATGTGCCTGCAGCTGCTGCCACTGAAGCTGTGACGGAGAAGCAAGCAGAGCAGGAGCCGCCAAAGCCGCCCAGCAACCGGTGCCTTACCTGCCGCAAGAAGGTTGGGCTGACTGGCTTCCTCTGCCGCTGCGGGGGCACCTTCTGCTCCATGCACCGCTACACTGACTCCCACCAGTGCACCTTCGACTACAAGAAGGTGGCACGGGAGCAGATTGCCAAGCAAAATCCAGTTGTGATGGCAGAGAAGATTAACAAGATATGA